Proteins from a genomic interval of Arachis hypogaea cultivar Tifrunner chromosome 10, arahy.Tifrunner.gnm2.J5K5, whole genome shotgun sequence:
- the LOC112716216 gene encoding uncharacterized protein isoform X3, which translates to MDLVINAAVEEICGHLEDGITLAALWDKLEGSPSLLSSGLQLSPAIKRDIWTNLLNIPTLRFEPQPTSSELEDANELNLKIIAQKSLVDNFMGLYDSPSLQQAQMRVLHLLASVKANGITQSNLAKQLNIDGNNFHYVLRSLECQGLVVKHPAIEKKKQISTHGDSKNYPCVSTHLVYLRRYAKKLESNQRFELQITKSNNPEDDDQDAEGNSLQTDVLLKDYAPQMKAICDKLAKANGKVLLASEIKKELGYFGSRPKQRIWRTLCRRLKADNVAELFDAKVNGKVESCLRLVEPVTTGSANEDKNSNFGKVCVIDQFVELPIEHQIFDMIDAAGSSGITFKEVCERLGIDLKKNHIRLINFCHRFGMKVQQVQDSKSKTIRVWTSKNFNCEPEAGLFHKLEENKIFDHVPDSSSKSASEFDTSTSHGRLPDPAEFKDIEQGAGVSCESPRNVESEGIPTNLQDVDLDPVGTVYNTKRDLVSLSTDADVASSAMQYSVSKNGLNKRYTSYSFTVDSNRRANRILERLKNERFILRSEMSRWLTSLEKSKYKSQVDRKTIDRILNKLQEHGLCKCITVHSPVVTEYSKTKDCIVVVHPSINLTPELFDAIQDRVRSFDMELRSKSMSHKKDDESIPVMEDIQKTKSHVAPDSGASKADVMRANGFVLAKMIRAKLLHTFLWDYLHGSASHDDPLSNEKCIYELNNNPHSSSKLFSLETVIKAIPVELFLQVVGSTQKFEEMIEKCKMGIRLSDISTRDYNCLMDTNATGRLSKVIDILRRLKLIRIVADMQSRDEVNMAHTFSHMLELKPYIEEPLSSEATSLNFMSHDLRPRIRHDFVLSNRDAVDEYWQTLEYCYAAADPKAATYAFPGCVVHEVFRFRSWASTRLMTAEQRDALLKHVAKDDLGERISYRDCEKIAKDLNLTLEQVLSVYSIKRRHYIKKFKDERKENSSLEGMGRKYSSTELRPEKHARIEEAADIEMHMEEDNLGIDSGEHVNDTQEFEDDVHSEEGSQDCPLISQCVLSTMKPRRQRRFAWSDKADRQLVIQYVRHRAALGAKYHRMDWTSVPDLPAPPRVCMRRMNLLNSNERVRKAVNRLCNILGERYAEQLEMSQNLSSKKDDCRELVRSQSSKGVDNNFRPDIGIQMPSLNGEPWDDFENKTIKNALEDILRYKIMAKLDASSKKVQPQYEGLSDANADADGYQESQENEDTVSAIPSEITQSHHGKSQISSAQRSRRRLDKNFKRFLSNTTNVYGQVYKSLAISNAVELFKLVFLSTSSSPQAPSLLADILRRYSEHDLFAAFNYLREKKIMVGGNGRERFELSQQFLQCVSKSPFPFNTAKRAVKFSLWLQERDKVLKEMGTNLAEDLQCGDIFQLFALVSSGELSISPCLPDNGVGEAEDLRNTKRKSDVEGEIISRREKGFPGIVISVHCTTMSRADILDLLEDNNNDNQPFEKSSKLNTDENCNNSGPDQMLEVFNSCDTVPVEENHIESPWEAMVGYAKRLMFDPSNQEQECVICAEDFRVVYAAIQNAGDQGLSMGEISQIINLPGAEVDGLLVDVLQAFGQAFKVNAFDSVRVVDALYRHKYFLTPVCGLNQGTVHPSSPKTIEKSGHTRNLHKVTILNLPLGDEKPKSKACDRNEGFVEDRLIDSSVDNVKDTQKFSSGELCVPILPWINGDGTINSIVYNGLRRRILGIVMQNPGMLEGDILRQMHALNPQRFQHKNRSYKEYPN; encoded by the exons ATGGACTTGGTTATCAATGCAGCAGTGGAAGAGATATGTGGCCACCTTGAAGATGGAATCACTCTTGCTGCACTGTGGGACAAGCTTGAAGGCTCGCCTTCCCTCTTGTCCTCCGGCCTCCAACTCTCTCCTGCCATCAAAAGGGACATATGGACCAACCTCCTCAACATCCCTACTTTGCGGTTTGAGCCCCAACCCACTTCCTCGGAGCTTGAAGATGCCAACGAGCTCAATTTGAAGATCATTGCTCAAAAGAGCCTTGTTGACAACTTCATGGGACTCTATGATTCCCCCTCTCTCCAACAAGCTCAAATGCGTGTCCTCCACCTTCTGGCTAGTGTCAAGGCCAATGGCATTACTCAAAGCAACCTTGCTAAACAATTGAACATTGATGGGAATAACTTTCATTATGTGCTGAGAAGTCTCGAGTGCCAAGGCTTAGTTGTCAAGCACCCTGCTATCGAAAAGAAGAAGCAAATCTCCACTCATGGGGATTCCAAGAATTATCCATGTGTATCTACCCATTTAGTGTACTTGCGTCGCTATGCTAAGAAACTTGAATCAAATCAGAGGTTTGAACTACAAATAACCAAATCAAACAACCCTGAGGATGATGACCAGGATGCAGAGGGAAATTCACTTCAAACAGATGTTCTTCTTAAAGATTATGCACCCCAAATGAAAGCTATTTGTGACAAACTTGCAAAAGCTAATGGCAAG GTTCTTCTTGCGTCTGAGATTAAGAAGGAACTTGGGTATTTTGGATCACGTCCTAAACAAAGGATTTGGAGAACA CTTTGTCGCCGGTTGAAAGCAGATAATGTTGCGGAACTGTTTGATGCTAAGGTGAATGGCAAG GTTGAGTCTTGTCTACGGCTTGTTGAACCAGTAACTACTGGATCTGCAAATGAAGATAAAAACTCAAACTTTGGGAAAGTATGCGTCATTGATCAGTTTGTGGAGCTACCTATTGAGCATCAAATATTCGATATGATTGATGCTGCAGGATCAAGTGGCATTACTTTCAAGGAG GTATGTGAGAGGCTTGGGattgatctaaaaaagaaccacATTCGGCTAATAAATTTTTGTCATAGATTTGGAATGAAAGTGCAGCAAGTGCAAGACTCGAAATCCAAGACAATTCGTGTTTGGACATCTAAAAATTTCAATTGTGAACCAGAAgctgggctttttcacaaacttgaagaaaataaaatttttgatcaCGTACCCGACAGTTCTTCTAAATCAGCATCTGAATTTGACACTTCAACTTCCCATGGTAGACTTCCTGACCCTGCAGAATTCAAAGATATTGAACAAGGTGCTGGAGTATCTTGTGAATCTCCAAGAAATGTTGAGTCTGAAGGAATACCAACAAACTTGCAAGACGTAGACCTTGACCCCGTGGGCACTGTTTACAATACCAAGCGCGATTTGGTTAGTTTATCAACGGATGCAGATGTTGCATCATCAGCTATGCAATATAGTGTTTCAAAAAATggattaaataaaagatatacaaGTTACTCTTTCACTGTGGACAGCAATCGAAGGGCAAATAGGATACTAGAAAGACTCAAG AATGAAAGGTTCATTTTGAGATCTGAGATGAGTAGGTGGCTTACTAGCTTAGAGAAATCTAAGTATAAGTCTCAGGTGGACCGCAAAACTATAGATCGAATATTGAATAAGCTTCAGGAGCATGGGCTATGCAAATGCATAACAGTACATTCCCCTGTAGTTACTGAATATTCCAAGACTAAAGATTGTATTGTAGTTGTGCATCCATCCATAAATCTAACGCCTGAACTATTTGATGCAATTCAAGATAGAGTGAGATCATTTGATATGGAACTTCGCAGCAAAAGTATGTCTCATAAAAAAGATGATGAATCGATACCCGTAATGGAGGATATTCAGAAAACTAAAAGCCATGTAGCTCCAGATTCAGGGGCCAGCAAAGCAGATGTTATGCGCGCTAATGGATTTGTGTTGGCAAAAATGATTCGTGCAAAACTTCTCCATACTTTTCTTTGGGATTATTTGCATGGGTCAGCAAGCCATGATGATCCTTTATCAAATGAAAAATGTATTTACGAACTGAATAATAATCCTCATAGTAGTAGCAAATTATTTTCTTTGGAAACTGTTATCAAAGCGATTCCAGTTGAACTATTCTTACAAGTTGTTGGCTCCACTCAAAAGTTTGAAGAAATGATTGAAAAGTGCAAGATGGGTATACGCCTATCTGATATTTCTACCAGGGACTACAATTGTTTAATGGACACTAATGCAACTGGAAGGTTGTCGAAAGTTATTGACATTTTAAGGCGTTTAAAG TTGATTCGGATTGTAGCTGATATGCAATCTAGAGATGAAGTGAACATGGCACATACTTTTTCCCACATGTTGGAGCTTAAGCCGTACATTGAGGAACCCCTTTCAAGTGAAGCAACTTCTCTAAACTTTATGTCCCATGATCTTCGACCAAGAATCAGGCATGATTTTGTCTTGTCTAATAGAGATGCAGTTGATGAATATTGGCAAACTTTGGAGTATTGCTATGCTGCTGCTGATCCAAAAGCTGCGACATATGCATTTCCTGGATGTGTTGTTCATGAG GTTTTTCGATTCCGTTCATGGGCATCAACTCGTCTTATGACAGCTGAACAACGTGATGCACTTTTAAAGCATGTGGCAAAGGATGATCTCGGTGAAAGAATATCTTATAGGGACTGTGAGAAGATTGCAAAGGATCTTAATCTTACCTTGGAGCAG GTTCTTAGTGTGTATTCTATTAAGCGGCGCCATTACATTAAAAAGTTCAAAGATGAAAGGAAAGAGAATAGTTCACTTGAAGGAATGGGTAGGAAATATAGTTCTACAGAGCTGAGGCCAGAAAAGCATGCAAGAATTGAAGAAGCTGCTGATATTGAGATGCATATGGAAGAAGACAATCTGGGTATTGATTCTGGAGAGCATGTCAATGATACTCAAGAATTTGAGGACGATGTTCATTCTGAAGAGGGTTCTCAAGATTGTCCCCTTATTAGCCAGTGTGTCTTATCCACAATGAAGCCAAGACGGCAAAGGAGATTTGCATGGTCAGACAAAGCTGATAG ACAATTGGTGATTCAATATGTTAGACATCGTGCTGCTCTTGGTGCAAAATATCATCGTATGGATTGGACATCAGTTCCTGATCTCCCAGCGCCTCCAAGAGTCTGCATGAGAAGAATGAATTTATTGAATAGTAACGAAAGAGTTAGGAAAGCTGTGAATAGACTCTGTAACATTCTCGGTGAACGATATGCAGAGCAGCTGGAGATGTCCCAGAATTTGTCATCGAAGAAAGATGATTGCAGGGAACTTGTGAGGTCCCAGTCCAGTAAAGGTGTTGACAATAATTTTAGACCTGATATTGGAATTCAAATGCCAAGCCTAAATGGAGAGCCTTGGGATGACTTTGAGAACAAAACTATCAAGAACGCTCTTGAGGACATTCTTCGCTACAAGATAATGGCTAAGCTAGATGCCTCCTCCAAGAAAGTTCAGCCTCAATATGAAGGGTTGTcagatgcaaatgcagatgctgatggaTAT CAGGAGTCCCAAGAAAATGAAGACACTGTATCAGCCATTCCTAGTGAGATTACTCAAAGCCATCATGGAAAGAGCCAAATCTCTTCTGCCCAAAGGTCACGCCGCCGCcttgataaaaattttaagaggttTCTGAGTAACACTACTAATGTATATGGACAAGTGTACAAATCATTGGCCATTTCAAATGCCGTGGAGCTATTTAAGCTTGTTTTTTTGAGTACCTCCTCAAGTCCACAGGCACCAAGTTTACTAGCAGACATTCTTCGGCGTTACTCAGAGCATGATTTATTTGCTGCTTTTAACTACCTTAGAGAGAAGAAAATCATG GTTGGCGGAAACGGCAGAGAACGTTTTGAACTATCACAGCAGTTTCTGCAGTGTGTTTCCAAGTCACCATTTCCATTTAATACTGCAAAGCGAGCAGTTAAATTTTCTCTGTGGCTACAAGAAAGAGACAAAGTCCTGAAGGAAATGGGTACCAATCTTGCTGAAGATCTTCAATGTGGTGACATTTTTCAGTTGTTTGCCTTAGTCTCGTCGGGTGAACTTTCAATTTCACCATGCTTACCAGATAATGGTGTTGGAGAGGCTGAAGACCTGAGGAACACAAAGCGCAAATCTGATGTTGAAGGTGAAATAATTTCTCGTCGGGAAAAAGGTTTCCCGGGTATTGTCATTTCTGTACACTGCACAACAATGTCAAGGGCTGATATTTTAGATTTGCTTGAAGATAATAACAACGACAACCAACCTTTTGAGAAGAGCTCCAAACTAAACACTGATGAAAACTGTAACAATTCAGGTCCTGACCAAATGTTGGAAGTCTTTAACTCTTGTGATACAGTACCTGTGGAAGAAAACCATATTGAATCACCGTGGGAAGCTATGGTAGGCTATGCAAAGCGATTGATGTTTGATCCTTCTAATCAAGAACAAGAATGTGTCATCTGTGCTGAGGACTTCAGGGTTGTTTATGCTGCTATCCAAAATGCTGGTGATCAAGGGTTAAGCATGGGGGAAATCTCCCAAATTATAAACTTGCCAG GAGCAGAAGTAGATGGACTGCTTGTTGATGTTCTTCAGGCATTTGGTCAAGCCTTTAAG GTCAATGCTTTTGATTCTGTTCGTGTTGTTGATGCTTTATACCGTCACAAGTACTTTTTGACACCTGTATGTGGTTTAAATCAAGGTACTGTGCATCCTTCATCACCAAAGACCATTGAGAAAAGTGGTCATACACGTAATCTTCACAAAGTGACAATTCTTAATCTTCCACTTGGTGATGAGAAGCCTAAAAGTAAAGCTTGCGATAGGAATGAAGGCTTTGTTGAAGATAGACTTATTGATTCCAGTGTTGATAATGTAAAAGACACACAGAAATTCTCTTCTGGTGAACTGTGTGTGCCAATACTGCCGTGGATCAATGGAGATGGGACCATCAACAGCATTGTCTACAATGGTCTCAGACGCCGTATCCTTGGAATAGTGATGCAAAACCCAGGAATGTTGGAG GGTGATATTCTACGTCAGATGCATGCGCTGAATCCACAG AGGTTCCAACACAAAAATAGATCATATAAAGAGTATCCCAATTGA
- the LOC112716216 gene encoding uncharacterized protein isoform X4 — protein sequence MDLVINAAVEEICGHLEDGITLAALWDKLEGSPSLLSSGLQLSPAIKRDIWTNLLNIPTLRFEPQPTSSELEDANELNLKIIAQKSLVDNFMGLYDSPSLQQAQMRVLHLLASVKANGITQSNLAKQLNIDGNNFHYVLRSLECQGLVVKHPAIEKKKQISTHGDSKNYPCVSTHLVYLRRYAKKLESNQRFELQITKSNNPEDDDQDAEGNSLQTDVLLKDYAPQMKAICDKLAKANGKVLLASEIKKELGYFGSRPKQRIWRTLCRRLKADNVAELFDAKVNGKVESCLRLVEPVTTGSANEDKNSNFGKVCVIDQFVELPIEHQIFDMIDAAGSSGITFKEVCERLGIDLKKNHIRLINFCHRFGMKVQQVQDSKSKTIRVWTSKNFNCEPEAGLFHKLEENKIFDHVPDSSSKSASEFDTSTSHGRLPDPAEFKDIEQGAGVSCESPRNVESEGIPTNLQDVDLDPVGTVYNTKRDLVSLSTDADVASSAMQYSVSKNGLNKRYTSYSFTVDSNRRANRILERLKNERFILRSEMSRWLTSLEKSKYKSQVDRKTIDRILNKLQEHGLCKCITVHSPVVTEYSKTKDCIVVVHPSINLTPELFDAIQDRVRSFDMELRSKSMSHKKDDESIPVMEDIQKTKSHVAPDSGASKADVMRANGFVLAKMIRAKLLHTFLWDYLHGSASHDDPLSNEKCIYELNNNPHSSSKLFSLETVIKAIPVELFLQVVGSTQKFEEMIEKCKMGIRLSDISTRDYNCLMDTNATGRLSKVIDILRRLKLIRIVADMQSRDEVNMAHTFSHMLELKPYIEEPLSSEATSLNFMSHDLRPRIRHDFVLSNRDAVDEYWQTLEYCYAAADPKAATYAFPGCVVHEVFRFRSWASTRLMTAEQRDALLKHVAKDDLGERISYRDCEKIAKDLNLTLEQVLSVYSIKRRHYIKKFKDERKENSSLEGMGRKYSSTELRPEKHARIEEAADIEMHMEEDNLGIDSGEHVNDTQEFEDDVHSEEGSQDCPLISQCVLSTMKPRRQRRFAWSDKADRQLVIQYVRHRAALGAKYHRMDWTSVPDLPAPPRVCMRRMNLLNSNERVRKAVNRLCNILGERYAEQLEMSQNLSSKKDDCRELVRSQSSKGVDNNFRPDIGIQMPSLNGEPWDDFENKTIKNALEDILRYKIMAKLDASSKKVQPQYEGLSDANADADGYESQENEDTVSAIPSEITQSHHGKSQISSAQRSRRRLDKNFKRFLSNTTNVYGQVYKSLAISNAVELFKLVFLSTSSSPQAPSLLADILRRYSEHDLFAAFNYLREKKIMVGGNGRERFELSQQFLQCVSKSPFPFNTAKRAVKFSLWLQERDKVLKEMGTNLAEDLQCGDIFQLFALVSSGELSISPCLPDNGVGEAEDLRNTKRKSDVEGEIISRREKGFPGIVISVHCTTMSRADILDLLEDNNNDNQPFEKSSKLNTDENCNNSGPDQMLEVFNSCDTVPVEENHIESPWEAMVGYAKRLMFDPSNQEQECVICAEDFRVVYAAIQNAGDQGLSMGEISQIINLPGAEVDGLLVDVLQAFGQAFKVNAFDSVRVVDALYRHKYFLTPVCGLNQGTVHPSSPKTIEKSGHTRNLHKVTILNLPLGDEKPKSKACDRNEGFVEDRLIDSSVDNVKDTQKFSSGELCVPILPWINGDGTINSIVYNGLRRRILGIVMQNPGMLEGDILRQMHALNPQRFQHKNRSYKEYPN from the exons ATGGACTTGGTTATCAATGCAGCAGTGGAAGAGATATGTGGCCACCTTGAAGATGGAATCACTCTTGCTGCACTGTGGGACAAGCTTGAAGGCTCGCCTTCCCTCTTGTCCTCCGGCCTCCAACTCTCTCCTGCCATCAAAAGGGACATATGGACCAACCTCCTCAACATCCCTACTTTGCGGTTTGAGCCCCAACCCACTTCCTCGGAGCTTGAAGATGCCAACGAGCTCAATTTGAAGATCATTGCTCAAAAGAGCCTTGTTGACAACTTCATGGGACTCTATGATTCCCCCTCTCTCCAACAAGCTCAAATGCGTGTCCTCCACCTTCTGGCTAGTGTCAAGGCCAATGGCATTACTCAAAGCAACCTTGCTAAACAATTGAACATTGATGGGAATAACTTTCATTATGTGCTGAGAAGTCTCGAGTGCCAAGGCTTAGTTGTCAAGCACCCTGCTATCGAAAAGAAGAAGCAAATCTCCACTCATGGGGATTCCAAGAATTATCCATGTGTATCTACCCATTTAGTGTACTTGCGTCGCTATGCTAAGAAACTTGAATCAAATCAGAGGTTTGAACTACAAATAACCAAATCAAACAACCCTGAGGATGATGACCAGGATGCAGAGGGAAATTCACTTCAAACAGATGTTCTTCTTAAAGATTATGCACCCCAAATGAAAGCTATTTGTGACAAACTTGCAAAAGCTAATGGCAAG GTTCTTCTTGCGTCTGAGATTAAGAAGGAACTTGGGTATTTTGGATCACGTCCTAAACAAAGGATTTGGAGAACA CTTTGTCGCCGGTTGAAAGCAGATAATGTTGCGGAACTGTTTGATGCTAAGGTGAATGGCAAG GTTGAGTCTTGTCTACGGCTTGTTGAACCAGTAACTACTGGATCTGCAAATGAAGATAAAAACTCAAACTTTGGGAAAGTATGCGTCATTGATCAGTTTGTGGAGCTACCTATTGAGCATCAAATATTCGATATGATTGATGCTGCAGGATCAAGTGGCATTACTTTCAAGGAG GTATGTGAGAGGCTTGGGattgatctaaaaaagaaccacATTCGGCTAATAAATTTTTGTCATAGATTTGGAATGAAAGTGCAGCAAGTGCAAGACTCGAAATCCAAGACAATTCGTGTTTGGACATCTAAAAATTTCAATTGTGAACCAGAAgctgggctttttcacaaacttgaagaaaataaaatttttgatcaCGTACCCGACAGTTCTTCTAAATCAGCATCTGAATTTGACACTTCAACTTCCCATGGTAGACTTCCTGACCCTGCAGAATTCAAAGATATTGAACAAGGTGCTGGAGTATCTTGTGAATCTCCAAGAAATGTTGAGTCTGAAGGAATACCAACAAACTTGCAAGACGTAGACCTTGACCCCGTGGGCACTGTTTACAATACCAAGCGCGATTTGGTTAGTTTATCAACGGATGCAGATGTTGCATCATCAGCTATGCAATATAGTGTTTCAAAAAATggattaaataaaagatatacaaGTTACTCTTTCACTGTGGACAGCAATCGAAGGGCAAATAGGATACTAGAAAGACTCAAG AATGAAAGGTTCATTTTGAGATCTGAGATGAGTAGGTGGCTTACTAGCTTAGAGAAATCTAAGTATAAGTCTCAGGTGGACCGCAAAACTATAGATCGAATATTGAATAAGCTTCAGGAGCATGGGCTATGCAAATGCATAACAGTACATTCCCCTGTAGTTACTGAATATTCCAAGACTAAAGATTGTATTGTAGTTGTGCATCCATCCATAAATCTAACGCCTGAACTATTTGATGCAATTCAAGATAGAGTGAGATCATTTGATATGGAACTTCGCAGCAAAAGTATGTCTCATAAAAAAGATGATGAATCGATACCCGTAATGGAGGATATTCAGAAAACTAAAAGCCATGTAGCTCCAGATTCAGGGGCCAGCAAAGCAGATGTTATGCGCGCTAATGGATTTGTGTTGGCAAAAATGATTCGTGCAAAACTTCTCCATACTTTTCTTTGGGATTATTTGCATGGGTCAGCAAGCCATGATGATCCTTTATCAAATGAAAAATGTATTTACGAACTGAATAATAATCCTCATAGTAGTAGCAAATTATTTTCTTTGGAAACTGTTATCAAAGCGATTCCAGTTGAACTATTCTTACAAGTTGTTGGCTCCACTCAAAAGTTTGAAGAAATGATTGAAAAGTGCAAGATGGGTATACGCCTATCTGATATTTCTACCAGGGACTACAATTGTTTAATGGACACTAATGCAACTGGAAGGTTGTCGAAAGTTATTGACATTTTAAGGCGTTTAAAG TTGATTCGGATTGTAGCTGATATGCAATCTAGAGATGAAGTGAACATGGCACATACTTTTTCCCACATGTTGGAGCTTAAGCCGTACATTGAGGAACCCCTTTCAAGTGAAGCAACTTCTCTAAACTTTATGTCCCATGATCTTCGACCAAGAATCAGGCATGATTTTGTCTTGTCTAATAGAGATGCAGTTGATGAATATTGGCAAACTTTGGAGTATTGCTATGCTGCTGCTGATCCAAAAGCTGCGACATATGCATTTCCTGGATGTGTTGTTCATGAG GTTTTTCGATTCCGTTCATGGGCATCAACTCGTCTTATGACAGCTGAACAACGTGATGCACTTTTAAAGCATGTGGCAAAGGATGATCTCGGTGAAAGAATATCTTATAGGGACTGTGAGAAGATTGCAAAGGATCTTAATCTTACCTTGGAGCAG GTTCTTAGTGTGTATTCTATTAAGCGGCGCCATTACATTAAAAAGTTCAAAGATGAAAGGAAAGAGAATAGTTCACTTGAAGGAATGGGTAGGAAATATAGTTCTACAGAGCTGAGGCCAGAAAAGCATGCAAGAATTGAAGAAGCTGCTGATATTGAGATGCATATGGAAGAAGACAATCTGGGTATTGATTCTGGAGAGCATGTCAATGATACTCAAGAATTTGAGGACGATGTTCATTCTGAAGAGGGTTCTCAAGATTGTCCCCTTATTAGCCAGTGTGTCTTATCCACAATGAAGCCAAGACGGCAAAGGAGATTTGCATGGTCAGACAAAGCTGATAG ACAATTGGTGATTCAATATGTTAGACATCGTGCTGCTCTTGGTGCAAAATATCATCGTATGGATTGGACATCAGTTCCTGATCTCCCAGCGCCTCCAAGAGTCTGCATGAGAAGAATGAATTTATTGAATAGTAACGAAAGAGTTAGGAAAGCTGTGAATAGACTCTGTAACATTCTCGGTGAACGATATGCAGAGCAGCTGGAGATGTCCCAGAATTTGTCATCGAAGAAAGATGATTGCAGGGAACTTGTGAGGTCCCAGTCCAGTAAAGGTGTTGACAATAATTTTAGACCTGATATTGGAATTCAAATGCCAAGCCTAAATGGAGAGCCTTGGGATGACTTTGAGAACAAAACTATCAAGAACGCTCTTGAGGACATTCTTCGCTACAAGATAATGGCTAAGCTAGATGCCTCCTCCAAGAAAGTTCAGCCTCAATATGAAGGGTTGTcagatgcaaatgcagatgctgatggaTAT GAGTCCCAAGAAAATGAAGACACTGTATCAGCCATTCCTAGTGAGATTACTCAAAGCCATCATGGAAAGAGCCAAATCTCTTCTGCCCAAAGGTCACGCCGCCGCcttgataaaaattttaagaggttTCTGAGTAACACTACTAATGTATATGGACAAGTGTACAAATCATTGGCCATTTCAAATGCCGTGGAGCTATTTAAGCTTGTTTTTTTGAGTACCTCCTCAAGTCCACAGGCACCAAGTTTACTAGCAGACATTCTTCGGCGTTACTCAGAGCATGATTTATTTGCTGCTTTTAACTACCTTAGAGAGAAGAAAATCATG GTTGGCGGAAACGGCAGAGAACGTTTTGAACTATCACAGCAGTTTCTGCAGTGTGTTTCCAAGTCACCATTTCCATTTAATACTGCAAAGCGAGCAGTTAAATTTTCTCTGTGGCTACAAGAAAGAGACAAAGTCCTGAAGGAAATGGGTACCAATCTTGCTGAAGATCTTCAATGTGGTGACATTTTTCAGTTGTTTGCCTTAGTCTCGTCGGGTGAACTTTCAATTTCACCATGCTTACCAGATAATGGTGTTGGAGAGGCTGAAGACCTGAGGAACACAAAGCGCAAATCTGATGTTGAAGGTGAAATAATTTCTCGTCGGGAAAAAGGTTTCCCGGGTATTGTCATTTCTGTACACTGCACAACAATGTCAAGGGCTGATATTTTAGATTTGCTTGAAGATAATAACAACGACAACCAACCTTTTGAGAAGAGCTCCAAACTAAACACTGATGAAAACTGTAACAATTCAGGTCCTGACCAAATGTTGGAAGTCTTTAACTCTTGTGATACAGTACCTGTGGAAGAAAACCATATTGAATCACCGTGGGAAGCTATGGTAGGCTATGCAAAGCGATTGATGTTTGATCCTTCTAATCAAGAACAAGAATGTGTCATCTGTGCTGAGGACTTCAGGGTTGTTTATGCTGCTATCCAAAATGCTGGTGATCAAGGGTTAAGCATGGGGGAAATCTCCCAAATTATAAACTTGCCAG GAGCAGAAGTAGATGGACTGCTTGTTGATGTTCTTCAGGCATTTGGTCAAGCCTTTAAG GTCAATGCTTTTGATTCTGTTCGTGTTGTTGATGCTTTATACCGTCACAAGTACTTTTTGACACCTGTATGTGGTTTAAATCAAGGTACTGTGCATCCTTCATCACCAAAGACCATTGAGAAAAGTGGTCATACACGTAATCTTCACAAAGTGACAATTCTTAATCTTCCACTTGGTGATGAGAAGCCTAAAAGTAAAGCTTGCGATAGGAATGAAGGCTTTGTTGAAGATAGACTTATTGATTCCAGTGTTGATAATGTAAAAGACACACAGAAATTCTCTTCTGGTGAACTGTGTGTGCCAATACTGCCGTGGATCAATGGAGATGGGACCATCAACAGCATTGTCTACAATGGTCTCAGACGCCGTATCCTTGGAATAGTGATGCAAAACCCAGGAATGTTGGAG GGTGATATTCTACGTCAGATGCATGCGCTGAATCCACAG AGGTTCCAACACAAAAATAGATCATATAAAGAGTATCCCAATTGA